One Natrinema halophilum genomic window carries:
- a CDS encoding thiol-disulfide oxidoreductase DCC family protein — MSEATVDDNPVILFDGVCNLCNGFVQFILPRDTDGIFRFASLQSDVGTELLAEHGLPTDELESIVLIEGDDHYVKSDAVIRIARLLGGVYTLMGPFRYVPRAIRDRAYDFVAARRYRWFGKKEQCAMPPQNVDVGARFLE, encoded by the coding sequence ATGAGCGAAGCCACTGTGGACGACAATCCGGTTATCCTCTTCGACGGCGTCTGCAACCTCTGTAACGGGTTCGTCCAGTTCATCCTCCCGCGAGATACGGACGGCATCTTTCGCTTCGCATCACTCCAGTCAGACGTCGGCACGGAACTGCTGGCCGAACACGGACTACCGACGGACGAACTCGAGTCCATCGTTCTGATCGAAGGCGACGACCATTACGTGAAGTCGGACGCCGTCATCAGAATCGCTCGGCTCCTCGGTGGAGTGTACACGCTGATGGGCCCGTTCCGGTACGTCCCGAGAGCGATCCGCGATAGAGCGTACGACTTCGTCGCCGCTCGACGGTACCGCTGGTTCGGAAAGAAAGAGCAGTGTGCCATGCCGCCGCAGAACGTCGACGTCGGTGCCCGGTTTCTCGAGTAG
- a CDS encoding heme o synthase, whose amino-acid sequence MATESFPRPIGTRRRFSALLATTALGVYLLLIVGATTSLTNAAASCSTWPTCHAPVDPLNQTELAIAWGHRLAAVAVGLLVAVTALAAILGEVSSRVRATLVVAAILYVVQIGVGAITATVGPAAILPGLHLALGLVIFTAIVFALAWDLELATGREDDAIDSPEPFEADVPSATERQLPTSRLARARLTVFAYFQMMKPRLMWLLCLVAAAGMALAAGPGLDIATIIATLGGGVLAIGASGTFNHVLERDVDQKMSRTADRPLAVDLIPVRNALAFGFALTAASLAAFLTINRLAAALGLAAILFYSVVYTLLLKPNTVQNTVIGGAAGALPALIGWAAVTNEIGWPGLALAGVIFLWTPAHFYNLALAYGEDYARGGFPMMPVVRGETVTRKHIIYYIAATLVSTIALAWITELGTLYAGTVVIFGGIFLWAAVRLHFEQTETAAFRSFHASNAFLGAVLVAILVDALAF is encoded by the coding sequence GTGGCAACTGAGTCCTTTCCCCGCCCGATCGGCACACGCCGTCGGTTCTCCGCACTGCTTGCAACGACAGCGCTCGGCGTCTATCTACTCCTGATCGTCGGCGCGACGACCTCGCTGACGAACGCAGCCGCGTCGTGTTCGACGTGGCCGACCTGTCACGCGCCGGTGGATCCGCTGAACCAGACCGAACTCGCGATCGCCTGGGGCCACCGGCTTGCGGCCGTCGCAGTCGGCCTGCTCGTCGCCGTGACGGCACTCGCCGCGATCCTCGGCGAGGTCTCGAGTCGGGTCCGAGCGACCCTCGTCGTCGCAGCCATCCTCTACGTCGTCCAGATCGGCGTCGGGGCCATTACCGCCACGGTCGGTCCCGCCGCGATCCTCCCGGGACTGCACCTTGCACTCGGTCTCGTGATCTTTACGGCGATCGTCTTCGCCCTCGCCTGGGACCTCGAACTCGCAACCGGTCGTGAAGACGACGCCATCGATTCGCCGGAGCCGTTCGAGGCGGACGTTCCATCCGCGACCGAACGGCAGCTCCCGACGAGTCGCCTGGCACGCGCCAGGCTGACCGTCTTCGCCTACTTCCAGATGATGAAACCGCGGTTGATGTGGTTGCTCTGTCTCGTCGCCGCCGCGGGGATGGCACTCGCTGCGGGACCCGGACTCGATATCGCCACGATCATCGCGACCCTCGGCGGCGGCGTCCTTGCCATCGGCGCGAGCGGGACGTTCAACCACGTTCTCGAGCGCGACGTCGACCAAAAGATGTCCCGTACCGCCGACCGACCGCTGGCGGTCGACCTGATTCCGGTCCGGAACGCACTGGCGTTCGGATTCGCATTGACCGCAGCGTCGTTGGCTGCCTTCTTGACGATCAACAGGCTCGCCGCGGCGCTTGGATTGGCCGCGATCCTCTTCTACAGCGTCGTCTATACCCTCCTCCTCAAGCCGAATACGGTCCAGAACACGGTCATCGGTGGTGCGGCAGGCGCCCTCCCCGCGCTCATCGGCTGGGCCGCCGTGACGAACGAAATCGGTTGGCCGGGACTCGCACTCGCGGGCGTCATCTTCCTCTGGACGCCGGCGCACTTCTACAACCTCGCACTGGCCTACGGCGAGGATTACGCCCGCGGCGGCTTTCCGATGATGCCGGTCGTTCGCGGCGAAACCGTCACCCGAAAGCACATTATCTACTACATCGCCGCCACGCTCGTGAGCACTATCGCGCTCGCCTGGATCACCGAACTCGGAACGCTGTACGCCGGAACAGTCGTGATCTTCGGCGGAATTTTCCTCTGGGCCGCGGTGCGACTTCACTTCGAACAGACCGAAACGGCCGCGTTCCGGTCGTTCCACGCCTCGAACGCCTTCCTCGGCGCCGTGCTCGTCGCGATACTTGTCGACGCACTCGCGTTCTGA
- a CDS encoding cupin domain-containing protein: MKRVSVDDVDQWMSPARSKRSLSNALGAEHLAMNHYVLDPDESFGFGYHRHADQEEIFYVLEGTATFETEDGDVAVSAGEAIRFAPGEWQLGRNETDEQVVALALGAPAETDEIDVLRTCPDCGERRSVRIEPTPDRDALVAICEDCGAETVRHS; this comes from the coding sequence ATGAAACGAGTCAGCGTCGACGATGTCGATCAGTGGATGAGTCCGGCGCGGAGCAAACGATCACTATCTAACGCACTCGGTGCCGAACACCTCGCGATGAATCATTACGTTCTCGATCCCGACGAGAGCTTCGGCTTCGGCTATCACCGACACGCCGACCAGGAAGAAATCTTCTACGTGCTCGAGGGAACGGCCACGTTCGAGACGGAGGACGGTGACGTAGCCGTCAGCGCAGGGGAAGCGATCCGATTTGCACCCGGCGAATGGCAACTCGGCCGCAACGAAACTGACGAGCAAGTCGTCGCGCTCGCACTCGGTGCACCAGCCGAAACTGACGAAATAGACGTCCTTCGGACGTGTCCCGACTGCGGTGAACGCCGGTCCGTTCGGATCGAACCGACCCCCGACCGTGACGCGCTCGTCGCCATTTGCGAGGATTGCGGTGCGGAGACGGTACGACATTCCTGA
- a CDS encoding PadR family transcriptional regulator has protein sequence MTKWLRSGRRRDICFLLAGAEDGELRGQQLKSELESHYEDRIEPKSFYGSVSALVDAGFVEKRTAGLHDVYALTESGKQRTREHFAWVRTCLEANSSR, from the coding sequence ATGACCAAGTGGCTCCGAAGCGGTCGCCGCCGAGACATCTGTTTCCTGCTCGCGGGCGCGGAGGACGGAGAACTACGCGGCCAGCAGCTAAAATCCGAACTCGAGTCACACTACGAGGACCGGATCGAGCCGAAGTCGTTCTACGGCTCGGTCTCGGCGCTGGTCGACGCCGGTTTCGTCGAGAAACGAACCGCGGGGCTCCACGACGTGTACGCGCTTACTGAATCCGGCAAACAACGAACGCGCGAGCACTTCGCGTGGGTTCGGACCTGTCTCGAGGCCAATAGTAGTCGTTGA
- a CDS encoding phytoene/squalene synthase family protein: MTTGQPEPPTDADLEWCYDAVHGVSRTFSITVDRLEEPMARHICLGYLLCRIADTIEDAGHIPPETQTELLEEYDRLLDPTADGSVSAFMNDVEPWIPDERSDDWDVVAETPRVVQTFESLDEDPREIMREPVRELVDGMAMFTDRYATEGGLRLQTVEELEEYCWYAAGTVGTLITGLVARGTSQERADEMRQNARSFALLLQLVNIAKDVESDYHDENNVYLPAEWLAAEDVDVESVTDEAHHGGVTNVIKRVTGRAERYLDDAQRYLEVVPEHHGNRLSAWAIPYLLAVGTLRELRERPEDVVREGDVKVSRAEVYALLQQFEDGVPRSRLDDLRKKMSKQPLHQ, from the coding sequence ATGACCACGGGCCAGCCCGAACCCCCCACTGACGCCGATCTAGAGTGGTGTTACGACGCGGTTCACGGCGTTTCGCGGACTTTTTCGATCACGGTCGATCGGCTTGAAGAGCCGATGGCGAGACACATCTGTCTCGGCTATCTCCTGTGTAGAATAGCCGATACGATCGAGGATGCGGGACACATCCCACCGGAAACCCAGACCGAACTGCTCGAGGAGTACGACCGCCTGCTCGATCCGACCGCGGACGGTTCCGTCTCGGCGTTCATGAACGACGTCGAGCCCTGGATCCCCGACGAACGGTCCGACGACTGGGACGTCGTCGCCGAAACACCGCGTGTCGTACAAACCTTCGAATCGCTCGACGAAGACCCACGCGAGATCATGCGCGAACCGGTTCGTGAACTCGTCGACGGAATGGCGATGTTTACCGATCGGTACGCCACTGAGGGCGGACTTCGCCTTCAAACCGTCGAAGAACTCGAGGAATACTGCTGGTACGCCGCCGGCACCGTCGGCACCCTGATCACCGGTTTGGTCGCCCGCGGAACGTCCCAGGAGCGAGCCGACGAGATGCGCCAGAACGCGCGTTCGTTCGCGCTCTTGCTCCAGTTAGTCAATATCGCAAAAGACGTCGAGTCGGACTATCACGACGAAAACAACGTCTACCTCCCTGCCGAATGGCTCGCAGCAGAGGACGTCGACGTCGAATCTGTCACCGACGAGGCCCACCACGGGGGCGTTACCAACGTCATCAAGCGGGTTACCGGACGCGCCGAACGCTACCTCGACGACGCCCAGCGCTACCTCGAGGTCGTCCCGGAACACCACGGCAATCGGCTCTCTGCGTGGGCGATTCCCTACCTGCTCGCGGTGGGAACCCTCCGAGAGCTTCGTGAACGGCCGGAGGACGTCGTTCGCGAGGGAGACGTCAAGGTGTCTCGCGCGGAAGTGTACGCGCTCTTGCAACAGTTCGAAGACGGCGTCCCCCGATCGCGTCTCGACGACCTTCGCAAAAAGATGTCGAAGCAGCCGCTCCACCAGTGA
- a CDS encoding DUF7111 family protein, with protein sequence MTDDRTAEAGGIRATYDETETERILTFSRDGSGPQGSSGTAAIVQNIEGYAMLKVRQTADGDELERYYGFDMALDHAGELLGVSPHDLPIPAAAEDMGM encoded by the coding sequence ATGACCGACGATCGGACGGCGGAAGCGGGCGGCATCAGGGCGACGTACGACGAAACCGAAACGGAGCGTATCCTCACGTTCAGTCGAGACGGGTCAGGCCCGCAGGGGTCGAGCGGAACGGCCGCGATCGTCCAGAATATCGAGGGATACGCGATGTTGAAAGTGCGGCAAACGGCGGACGGGGACGAACTCGAGCGATATTACGGATTCGACATGGCGCTCGACCACGCCGGAGAGCTGCTCGGCGTCTCGCCCCACGACCTCCCGATTCCGGCGGCGGCCGAGGACATGGGAATGTGA
- a CDS encoding DUF3267 domain-containing protein: MSRSDLDPASPPLASFRFTRVVAIQWVVGSAVGFFAFAYCFGHVYAWIRGVSLEPIVIAASSPPTTFGWLAVLLGLLVCVIVPHELLHGAVMAYYGGSPSYGVGVSHFVVPYAYAETDGRRYTRNQLLVALLAPFVGLTALGFAIMVIVPSPLLVVPLAANAAGSIGDLWMAAILCQYPADVRVGGLLDDGDRGFGIYGSRDRPTTRIPGTVLLSRFVTGSVGTLALIATYALVAILLSLAFGSGDVVLGDPDAGWLFFRHDRRADGSALLEIGDGPLLAAAALGGLAWTSVTIVRRRFEGEHDGMRK; this comes from the coding sequence GTGAGCCGTTCGGATCTCGATCCGGCCAGCCCGCCGCTCGCGTCATTTCGATTCACCCGGGTGGTCGCCATCCAGTGGGTCGTCGGTTCGGCCGTGGGATTTTTCGCCTTTGCCTACTGCTTCGGGCACGTCTACGCCTGGATTCGCGGCGTTTCACTCGAGCCGATCGTGATCGCCGCGTCGTCGCCGCCCACGACCTTCGGCTGGCTGGCCGTCTTGCTGGGGCTGCTCGTCTGTGTTATCGTTCCGCACGAACTGCTTCACGGTGCAGTTATGGCGTACTATGGCGGCTCTCCGTCGTACGGCGTCGGAGTTTCGCATTTCGTGGTGCCATACGCCTACGCCGAAACCGACGGCAGGAGGTACACTCGAAATCAGCTACTTGTGGCTCTGCTAGCGCCGTTCGTCGGTCTGACGGCACTCGGCTTTGCCATCATGGTCATCGTCCCTTCACCGCTGCTCGTCGTTCCGCTGGCGGCGAACGCGGCCGGTTCGATCGGCGACCTCTGGATGGCCGCTATCCTCTGTCAGTATCCTGCCGACGTCCGCGTGGGAGGACTTCTCGACGATGGTGACCGCGGGTTCGGCATTTACGGCTCGAGGGATCGTCCCACGACCCGCATTCCCGGCACGGTTCTCCTGTCCCGGTTCGTTACAGGTAGCGTCGGAACCCTCGCTTTGATCGCGACGTACGCGCTCGTCGCCATATTGCTCTCGCTCGCGTTCGGCTCTGGCGACGTCGTTCTCGGCGATCCCGATGCCGGCTGGCTCTTTTTCCGCCACGACCGTCGGGCCGACGGCAGTGCCCTCCTCGAGATCGGGGACGGACCGCTGCTCGCCGCGGCCGCCCTCGGCGGGCTGGCGTGGACGTCGGTCACGATTGTCCGCCGTCGATTCGAGGGCGAACACGACGGGATGCGAAAGTAA
- a CDS encoding acyl-CoA dehydrogenase, with protein MDFALSAEQQQIRDMVSEFVDEEVVPVADEIDHEDEFPRDLVDDMAELGLMGMPFPEEYGGAGLDYHSYAIGLEEIARGSGGLGTVVAAHTSLAGNMLYEFGDEDQKEEYLTPLAAGEDVGAFALSEAGAGSDVPAMETTAERTGDEYVINGGKLWISNGSVADTVTLFAKTDPDAGNKGISSFVVRPEEDDGFIVEGTEEKLGDKGCPTAELRFDDLRIPESRRLGDEGDGFVHALKTLNGGRITIAARGVGIARAAFEEARDYATEREQFGQPIGEFQSIKHKLADMDTKIQAARMLMHKAADKKIRGEDYIKDASQAKLYASEVSREVANEGIQIHGGYGYTKDFAAQRFYRDAKLNEIYEGTSEVLRNTIGDQLLEG; from the coding sequence ATGGACTTTGCACTTTCGGCTGAGCAACAACAGATCCGAGACATGGTGTCGGAGTTCGTCGACGAGGAGGTCGTTCCCGTCGCCGACGAAATCGACCACGAAGACGAGTTCCCCCGGGACCTCGTGGACGATATGGCTGAACTGGGGCTGATGGGAATGCCGTTTCCCGAAGAATACGGCGGAGCCGGGCTGGACTATCATTCCTATGCGATCGGACTCGAGGAGATCGCCCGCGGGTCCGGCGGCCTCGGAACGGTCGTCGCCGCCCACACGTCGTTGGCAGGAAACATGCTCTACGAGTTCGGTGACGAGGACCAGAAGGAGGAGTACCTGACGCCGCTGGCCGCGGGCGAAGACGTGGGCGCGTTCGCGCTCTCGGAGGCGGGAGCAGGAAGCGACGTGCCCGCGATGGAAACCACTGCGGAACGAACCGGCGACGAGTACGTCATCAACGGTGGCAAACTCTGGATTTCGAACGGCTCGGTCGCCGACACGGTGACCCTCTTCGCGAAGACCGATCCCGATGCGGGGAACAAGGGGATCTCGTCGTTCGTCGTCAGACCAGAGGAGGACGACGGCTTCATCGTCGAAGGCACGGAGGAAAAACTCGGAGATAAGGGCTGTCCCACGGCGGAACTTCGGTTCGACGATCTTCGCATTCCCGAGAGCCGCCGACTCGGCGACGAGGGCGACGGCTTCGTCCACGCGCTGAAGACGCTCAACGGCGGCCGGATCACGATCGCGGCCCGCGGCGTCGGTATCGCCCGCGCGGCCTTCGAAGAGGCGCGCGACTACGCCACCGAGCGCGAGCAGTTCGGGCAGCCGATCGGCGAGTTCCAGTCGATCAAGCACAAACTGGCGGACATGGACACGAAAATCCAGGCGGCTCGAATGCTCATGCACAAAGCCGCCGATAAGAAGATCCGCGGCGAGGACTACATCAAAGACGCCTCCCAGGCGAAGCTCTACGCCTCGGAAGTAAGCCGCGAGGTCGCAAACGAGGGCATTCAGATCCACGGCGGCTACGGCTACACCAAGGATTTCGCCGCACAGCGGTTCTACCGCGACGCCAAGCTCAACGAGATCTACGAGGGCACGAGCGAAGTCCTGCGCAACACGATCGGCGACCAGTTGCTCGAGGGATAA
- a CDS encoding DUF7410 domain-containing protein codes for MPGEFRGRSPSVDDSATSSGVSEAAFDGCSEEPPARCPYCDRPFRQDRYESLHRGLAHSERLTDRERATFERVRSEEYPAIRRVRLYALFVLVLLYFGLLILAAFVV; via the coding sequence GTGCCCGGCGAATTCCGCGGTCGATCGCCGTCGGTCGATGACTCAGCCACCTCGAGTGGGGTCTCTGAAGCTGCGTTCGACGGTTGCAGCGAGGAGCCGCCCGCTCGCTGTCCGTATTGCGACCGACCGTTTCGGCAAGACCGGTACGAATCGCTTCATCGGGGCCTCGCACACTCCGAGCGCCTCACCGACCGCGAACGCGCCACGTTCGAGCGCGTCCGCAGCGAGGAATACCCGGCGATTCGTCGCGTTCGACTGTACGCGCTTTTCGTCCTCGTCCTGTTGTACTTCGGTCTACTGATCCTCGCCGCCTTCGTCGTCTGA
- a CDS encoding M42 family metallopeptidase — MTAVSFDLDLLAELTEVSGVPGYEDRVRDIVVRELEKTVDSIRTDAMGNVVGTLDGESDYSVAVAAHMDEIGFMVRHVRGDEDGFGFVELDALGGWDARILKAQRVTIHAEDEDIPAVIGSPPPHTLDETDREKTPEIEDVVVDPGLPFEEVEKRVSPGDLVTMVQTTERVGETITGKALDDRVCLFAMLEAARRVTDPAVTIHFCATVQEEVGLRGARALGVDIDPDLGLALDVTVANDIPGFEDGEHVTELGEGTAIKLKDSSVITNPKLHGRLQSIAEDEGIAYQLEILPSGGTDTAGLQRSSGAKPVGAISVPTRYLHTVTETAHVNDVAGTIDLLAAFLTTEDGTYDYTL, encoded by the coding sequence ATGACTGCCGTTTCGTTCGATCTGGATCTACTGGCGGAACTAACGGAGGTGAGTGGCGTCCCCGGATACGAAGATCGAGTTCGCGATATCGTCGTCAGAGAACTCGAGAAAACTGTCGACAGCATTCGGACAGACGCGATGGGAAACGTAGTTGGAACGCTCGACGGGGAAAGCGACTATTCGGTCGCCGTTGCGGCCCACATGGACGAGATCGGCTTTATGGTCAGACATGTCCGCGGCGACGAGGACGGCTTCGGATTCGTCGAACTCGATGCGTTGGGCGGCTGGGACGCACGGATCCTCAAGGCCCAACGGGTGACGATCCACGCCGAAGACGAAGACATTCCGGCCGTCATCGGCTCACCGCCACCGCACACGCTCGACGAAACGGACCGCGAGAAGACCCCGGAAATCGAGGACGTCGTCGTCGATCCCGGCCTCCCTTTCGAGGAGGTTGAGAAGCGCGTCTCCCCGGGGGACCTCGTTACGATGGTTCAGACTACCGAACGTGTTGGCGAGACGATAACCGGAAAAGCCCTGGACGATCGCGTCTGTCTGTTCGCCATGCTCGAGGCAGCCCGCCGCGTGACCGATCCTGCCGTAACGATCCACTTCTGTGCGACCGTCCAGGAGGAAGTCGGACTCCGCGGGGCTCGCGCCCTCGGCGTCGACATCGATCCCGACCTCGGTCTGGCACTGGACGTCACCGTCGCAAACGACATCCCTGGCTTCGAGGATGGTGAGCACGTTACTGAACTCGGCGAGGGGACAGCAATCAAGCTCAAGGACTCGAGTGTCATCACGAATCCAAAGCTCCACGGTCGCCTCCAGTCGATCGCCGAAGACGAGGGAATCGCCTACCAGCTCGAGATCCTCCCCTCGGGCGGTACCGATACCGCGGGCTTGCAGCGGTCGTCCGGGGCAAAGCCCGTCGGCGCGATTTCGGTCCCGACGCGGTATCTCCACACCGTGACCGAGACTGCACACGTCAACGACGTCGCCGGGACGATCGACCTGCTCGCGGCGTTTCTCACGACCGAAGACGGGACGTACGACTACACCCTGTAA